A window of the Trichoderma asperellum chromosome 4, complete sequence genome harbors these coding sequences:
- a CDS encoding uncharacterized protein (TransMembrane:8 (i156-178o219-239i260-282o288-312i345-365o371-389i410-434o446-462i)), producing the protein MATRYSLRQTPKKKELFDGLVETPKRSSRTRQASQAPDASDAEDSASIAETASPRKISRRRTAKFIENLDEEEDLKPAVNGTANGYSNGHTNGHANGHANGHTNGKANGYSNGHTNRHANGHSDKDTNGASAEEKAIDGWKPGQDPKVDYSGEFEFGGSVGTLCMMIFFPMLMWYMWIGTTYYGGKFPTRAPGESWADFGLHLANIVYTRAFPHTKAWVWYWSYLIFEGACYCLLPGVWGKGKPLPHEGGKQLDYFCNAFVSLYTTLAVFAALHFSGIWPIYTALDEFGPLLSVAIFSGFIVSFIAYFSALWRGKHHRMTGYPIYDFFMGAELNPRMFGILDFKMFFEVRMPWYFLLILSLGAAARQYEQYGYVSGEVMFLVMAHYLYANACAKGEELIITTWDMYYEKWGFMLIFWNLAGVPLSYCHCTLYLANHDPATYRWDRFALVAMYGAYLFWYWVWDSCNSQKNRFRAMEKGNLIPRKTFPQVPWQTLKNPKTIKTPQGTILVDGWYGLARKIHYTSDLWFSISWGLITGFESPFPWFYPVFFACMIAHRAHRDITRCRAKYGEAWLEYERQVPYLFIPYVI; encoded by the exons ATGGCGACCCGATATTCACTGAGGCAGACTCCCAA GAAAAAGGAGCTCTTCGACGGCTTGGTCGAAACTCCAAAGCGATCTTCGCGCACCCGCCAAGCCTCACAGGCTCCTGATGCGTCAGACGCCGAGGATTCTGCATCTATCGCCGAAACTGCAAGCCCTCGCAAGATTTCACGCCGCCGCACCGCCAAGTTTATCGAGAATttggacgaggaggaagatctCAAGCCCGCCGTCAATGGCACCGCCAATGGCTACAGCAATGGCCACACTAACGGACATGCCAACGGACACGCCAACGGCCACACCAATGGCAAGGCCAATGGGTATTCAAATGGACATACAAACAGACACGCCAATGGCCATTCTGACAAGGACACCAATGGAGCATCCGCCGAGGAGAAGGCGATAGACGGCTGGAAACCAGGCCAGGACCCCAAGGTCGACTACTCAGGCGAGTTCGAATTTGGCGGCTCAGTAGGCACTCTATGCATGATGATCTTCTTCCCAATGCTCATGTGGTACATGTGGATTGGTACTACGTATTATGGCGGCAAGTTCCCAACCCGCGCTCCCGGTGAAAGCTGGGCTGATTTTGGCCTTCATCTGGCCAACATCGTCTACACGCGCGCGTTCCCTCACACCAAGGCATGGGTATGGTACTGGAGCTACCTCATCTTTGAGGGTGCATGCTACTGCCTTCTTCCTGGTGTCTGGGGCAAGGGCAAGCCCCTCCCACATGAGGGCGGCAAGCAGCTCGACTACTTCTGCAACGCCTTTGTTAGCTTGTACACGACCCTCGCCGTCTTTGCCGCCCTGCACTTCTCTGGTATTTGGCCCATCTACACGGCCCTCGATGAGTTCGGCCCTCTCCTGTCGGttgccatcttcagcggCTTCATTGTGAGCTTCATCGCTTACTTCTCTGCTCTGTGGAGAGGCAAGCATCACCGCATGACTGGCTATCCTATCTATGACTTCTTCATGGGTGCTGAACTTAACCCTCGCATGTTTGGCATCCTTGATTTCAAGATGTTCTTTGAGGTTCGCATGCCCTGGTACTTCCTGCTGATTCTTAGTCTCGGCGCGGCTGCTCGTCAATACGAGCAATATGGCTATGTTTCTGGTGAGGTCATGTTCCTTGTCATGGCGCACTACCTGTATGCCAACGCTTGCGCCAAGGGCGAGGAGCTCATCATAACTACCTG GGACATGTACTATGAGAAGTGGGGTTTCATGCTCATCTTCTGGAACCTTGCTGGTGTCCCTCTGTCATACTGCCATTGCACCCTTTACCTGGCTAACCACGATCCCGCCACCTACCGCTGGGACCGCTTCGCTCTGGTTGCCATGTACGGCGCTTACCTCTTCTGGTACTGGGTATGGGACAGCTGCAACAGCCAGAAGAACCGCTTCCGCGCCATGGAGAAGGGAAACCTCATCCCCCGCAAGACTTTCCCCCAGGTGCCATGGCAGACCCTCAAGAACCCCAAGACTATCAAGACTCCTCAGGGAACCATCCTTGTCGATGGCTGGTATGGCCTTGCTCGCAAGATTCACTATACCTCTGACCTTTGGTTCTCTATTTCATGGGGTCTGATCACAGGCTTTGA GAGCCCCTTCCCCTGGTTCTACCCTGTCTTTTTCGCCTGTATGATTGCCCACCGCGCGCATAGAGACATCACTCGCTGCCGCGCCAAGTATGGCGAGGCCTGGCTCGAATACGAGCGCCAGGTCCCTTATCTCTTCATTCCc TACGTCATCTAA
- the VMA3 gene encoding H(+)-transporting V0 sector ATPase subunit c (TransMembrane:4 (o12-34i55-76o88-113i125-151o)): MATELCPVYAPFFGAMGCTCAIVFTCLGASYGTAKSGVGIAAMGVLRPDLIVKNIVPVIMAGIIGIYGLVVSVLISDGLRQDLPLYTGFIQFGAGLSVGLAGLAAGFAIGIVGDAGVRGTAQQPRLFVGMILILIFAEVLGLYGLIVALLMNSKASQDAVCA, from the exons ATGGCCACCGAACTTTG CCCTGTCTACGCG CCCTTCTTCGGCGCCATGGGTTGCACCTGTGCCATCGTCTTCACCTGCCTGGGCGCCTCATACGGTACCGCCAAGTCTGGTGTTGGTATCGCCGCAATGGGTGTCCTCCGCCCAGATCTGATCGTCAAGA ACATTGTTCCCGTCATTATGGCTGGTATCATTGGTATCTACGGCCTGGTCGTGTCTGTTCTTATCTCCGATGGTCTGCGACAAGACCTTCCTCTCTACACTGGTTTCATCCAATTCGGTGCTGGTCTCTCTGTCGGTCTCGCTGGTCTTGCTGCCGGATTTGCCATTGGTATTGTTGGCGATGCCGGTGTCCGAGGAACTGCTCAACAACCTCGTCTTTTCGTCGGAATGATTCTGATTCTTATTTTCGCTGAAGTCTTGG GTCTATACGGTCTTATCGTCGCTCTTCTGATGAACTCAAAGGCTAGCCAAGATGCTGTCTGCGCATAA
- a CDS encoding uncharacterized protein (SECRETED:SignalP(1-23)~EggNog:ENOG41) translates to MRYEAVSFLAALPFAMATMSILAYHPPAELLAQSQSDSSCNFPADFHIQNFVAKTNETGPAATLSAYNFTFVDKTTSVTTRCSFNSSSVSTTPTGLTPRYACADGDVKFIWDNAHRQLTVVERICPNAKGIDSYEVSGSAVIALSCTGSGSCSTNSTDLDVQYTALDPVQDPTLRVKYWVS, encoded by the exons ATGCGTTACGAAGCCGTCTCTTTCCTGGCTGCCCTGCCATTCGCCATGGCCACCATGTCTATCCTCGCCTACCATCCTCCCGCCGAGCTCCTAGCCCAGTCACAGTCCGACAGCTCTTGCAATTTCCCTGCCGATTTCCACATCCAGAACTTCGTGGCCAAGACGAATGAGACCGGCCCAGCTGCCACTCTAAGTGCATACAACTTCACCTTTGTGGACAAAACCACGAGCGTCACCACGCGCTGCTCCTTCAACTCGAGCTCCGTTTCCACCACGCCTACAGGCCTGACACCACGATACGCATGTGCTGATGGGGACGTCAAATTCATCTGGGACAATGCCCACAGGCAATTGACCGTGGTCGAGAGGATCTGCCCAAACGCAAAGGG CATTGATTCGTACGAAGTGTCCGGCTCAGCAGTCATCGCTCTGTCTTGTACCGGGTCGGGAAGCTGCAGCACCAACTCGACCGATCTCGATGTACAATACACTGCGCTGGATCCCGTCCAAGATCCCACTCTGCGCGTCAAGTATTGGGTGAGCTAA